One window of the Prinia subflava isolate CZ2003 ecotype Zambia chromosome 1, Cam_Psub_1.2, whole genome shotgun sequence genome contains the following:
- the DUSP22 gene encoding dual specificity protein phosphatase 22 isoform X4, whose product MGNGMNKILPGLFIGNFKDARDVEQLSKNNITHILSIHDSARPMLEGMKYLCIPAADSPSQNLARHFRESIKFIHECRLAGEGCLVHCLAGVSRSVTLVVAYIMTITDLGWEDALSVVRVARSCANPNMGFQRQLQEFEKHDVDQFRQWLKEEYGENSSQDLQEAKNLLSKYKEQAELHQTTGGRQWNNNFSSVPSLSYSNYTTET is encoded by the exons ATTCTGCCTGGCTTGTTCATTGGCAACTTTAAAG ATGCCCGAGATGTAGAGCAATTGAGTAAGAATAACATTACGCACATTCTTTCAATCCATGACAGTGCCCGCCCTATGCTTGAG GGAATGAAGTATCTGTGCATTCCTGCTGCTGACTCACCCTCGCAGAACTT agcGAGGCATTTCAGAGAGAGCATCAAATTTATCCATGAGTGCCGGCTCGCAGGTGAAGGCTGCTTGGTTCACTG ccttGCAGGTGTCTCCAGGAGTGTCACGCTGGTGGTTGCCTACATCATGACCATCACAGACTTAGGCTGGGAAGATGCGCTGTCTGTTGTCCGCGTGGCGAGATCCTGCGCCAATCCAAACATGGGCTTCCAGAGACAGCTACAGGAGTTCGAAAAACATGATGTTGATCAG ttcAGGCAGTGGCTGAAAGAAGAATATGGGGAAAACTCTTCTCAGGATCTGCAAGAAGCCAAAAATCTTCTGAGCAAATACAAAGAGCAGGCAGAGTTGCATCAGACTACTGGAGGAAGGCAGTGGAATAACAACTTCTCATCTGTGCCATCACTCTCGTACAGCAACTACACAACAGAGACCTAA
- the DUSP22 gene encoding dual specificity protein phosphatase 22 isoform X2, producing the protein MEPSAQHKEILPGLFIGNFKDARDVEQLSKNNITHILSIHDSARPMLEGMKYLCIPAADSPSQNLARHFRESIKFIHECRLAGEGCLVHCLAGVSRSVTLVVAYIMTITDLGWEDALSVVRVARSCANPNMGFQRQLQEFEKHDVDQFRQWLKEEYGENSSQDLQEAKNLLSKYKEQAELHQTTGGRQWNNNFSSVPSLSYSNYTTET; encoded by the exons ATTCTGCCTGGCTTGTTCATTGGCAACTTTAAAG ATGCCCGAGATGTAGAGCAATTGAGTAAGAATAACATTACGCACATTCTTTCAATCCATGACAGTGCCCGCCCTATGCTTGAG GGAATGAAGTATCTGTGCATTCCTGCTGCTGACTCACCCTCGCAGAACTT agcGAGGCATTTCAGAGAGAGCATCAAATTTATCCATGAGTGCCGGCTCGCAGGTGAAGGCTGCTTGGTTCACTG ccttGCAGGTGTCTCCAGGAGTGTCACGCTGGTGGTTGCCTACATCATGACCATCACAGACTTAGGCTGGGAAGATGCGCTGTCTGTTGTCCGCGTGGCGAGATCCTGCGCCAATCCAAACATGGGCTTCCAGAGACAGCTACAGGAGTTCGAAAAACATGATGTTGATCAG ttcAGGCAGTGGCTGAAAGAAGAATATGGGGAAAACTCTTCTCAGGATCTGCAAGAAGCCAAAAATCTTCTGAGCAAATACAAAGAGCAGGCAGAGTTGCATCAGACTACTGGAGGAAGGCAGTGGAATAACAACTTCTCATCTGTGCCATCACTCTCGTACAGCAACTACACAACAGAGACCTAA
- the DUSP22 gene encoding dual specificity protein phosphatase 22 isoform X1: MLEGMKYLCIPAADSPSQNLARHFRESIKFIHECRLAGEGCLVHCLAGVSRSVTLVVAYIMTITDLGWEDALSVVRVARSCANPNMGFQRQLQEFEKHDVDQFRQWLKEEYGENSSQDLQEAKNLLSKYKEQAELHQTTGGRQWNNNFSSVPSLSYSNYTTET, encoded by the exons ATGCTTGAG GGAATGAAGTATCTGTGCATTCCTGCTGCTGACTCACCCTCGCAGAACTT agcGAGGCATTTCAGAGAGAGCATCAAATTTATCCATGAGTGCCGGCTCGCAGGTGAAGGCTGCTTGGTTCACTG ccttGCAGGTGTCTCCAGGAGTGTCACGCTGGTGGTTGCCTACATCATGACCATCACAGACTTAGGCTGGGAAGATGCGCTGTCTGTTGTCCGCGTGGCGAGATCCTGCGCCAATCCAAACATGGGCTTCCAGAGACAGCTACAGGAGTTCGAAAAACATGATGTTGATCAG ttcAGGCAGTGGCTGAAAGAAGAATATGGGGAAAACTCTTCTCAGGATCTGCAAGAAGCCAAAAATCTTCTGAGCAAATACAAAGAGCAGGCAGAGTTGCATCAGACTACTGGAGGAAGGCAGTGGAATAACAACTTCTCATCTGTGCCATCACTCTCGTACAGCAACTACACAACAGAGACCTAA
- the DUSP22 gene encoding dual specificity protein phosphatase 22 isoform X3, whose product MCATLLYYWMKILPGLFIGNFKDARDVEQLSKNNITHILSIHDSARPMLEGMKYLCIPAADSPSQNLARHFRESIKFIHECRLAGEGCLVHCLAGVSRSVTLVVAYIMTITDLGWEDALSVVRVARSCANPNMGFQRQLQEFEKHDVDQFRQWLKEEYGENSSQDLQEAKNLLSKYKEQAELHQTTGGRQWNNNFSSVPSLSYSNYTTET is encoded by the exons ATTCTGCCTGGCTTGTTCATTGGCAACTTTAAAG ATGCCCGAGATGTAGAGCAATTGAGTAAGAATAACATTACGCACATTCTTTCAATCCATGACAGTGCCCGCCCTATGCTTGAG GGAATGAAGTATCTGTGCATTCCTGCTGCTGACTCACCCTCGCAGAACTT agcGAGGCATTTCAGAGAGAGCATCAAATTTATCCATGAGTGCCGGCTCGCAGGTGAAGGCTGCTTGGTTCACTG ccttGCAGGTGTCTCCAGGAGTGTCACGCTGGTGGTTGCCTACATCATGACCATCACAGACTTAGGCTGGGAAGATGCGCTGTCTGTTGTCCGCGTGGCGAGATCCTGCGCCAATCCAAACATGGGCTTCCAGAGACAGCTACAGGAGTTCGAAAAACATGATGTTGATCAG ttcAGGCAGTGGCTGAAAGAAGAATATGGGGAAAACTCTTCTCAGGATCTGCAAGAAGCCAAAAATCTTCTGAGCAAATACAAAGAGCAGGCAGAGTTGCATCAGACTACTGGAGGAAGGCAGTGGAATAACAACTTCTCATCTGTGCCATCACTCTCGTACAGCAACTACACAACAGAGACCTAA